From Impatiens glandulifera chromosome 7, dImpGla2.1, whole genome shotgun sequence:
aaaatgttacatagtatatatgataatatcaaagcaaaacaagatcaaatatattttctaaagcaagaaataagtctaataacaatagatgaacaactagaaaatcctaaattacaagaaaaaatagctctgctaaaagaccaactttcaatagatatttgtaatgaacatcctaatgcattttgggatagaaagaaacatatagtttcactaccatatgaggaagcttttaatgaaaagaatattcctacaaaggcaagaccttgccaaatgaattcagaatatctAGAATTATGCAAAAAAGAGATAGATACACTTCTACAGAAGGGATTAATAAGTCCATCACGATCACCTTGGTCATGTACGGCTTTCTACGTAAATAAACATTCAGAAGTCGAAAGAGGCGTGCCAAGGTTAGTAATAAACTATAAACCCTTaaacaaagtattaaaatggattaggCACCCAATTCCTAATAAGAAGGATCTGTTAGATAGACTGtatgatagtttaatattttcaaagtttgacTTAAAATCAGGATATTGGCAAATCCAGATTGAAAAATCTGACAGGTATAAAACAGCATTCAATGTCCCTATAGGACATTATGAATGGAATGTAATGccatttggattaaaaaatgctccatccgaatttcaaaaaattatgaataatatctttaatccttatagcacatttataattgtctacattgatgacatattagtttattcaaaatcaattgaaactcatttcaaacatttaaatatgttcaaaacaataataactcaaaatggactagtaatttctaaaccaaaaatggatcttttcaaaacaaaaataaggttTTTAGGTCATATCATTGAAAAGGGAAATATTACTCCCATTAATAGAAACATAGAATTTGCGGAAAAGTTCCCTAATGTGATCACTGataaaacacaattacaaaGATTTTTAGGCAGCTTAAATTATGTGGCTCCATACTATAAAAATCTAACAGAAGATACATCGATCCTATATGAAAGACTGAAGAAGAACCCTAAACCATGGTCAAACCATCATACAGAGGCGAAAACGACCCCTGAAATCTGTAttgtactctctctctctattgtaCTCTATAGCACCATCATCCAGTTGTAATAAATCTGAAGCATCATCAATAATAGTTTGGAGGACAGTGTGTTTAACCTTCATTCCCGGGTACGTTCCAAATCTTactacatatttaattatttgcttTAAATGTCAAGCCTAATAGGCTAATCAAATTAGGTGTTGATCATGACCGCTAACTacccttcaaaaaaaaaaaaaaaaaaaaaaaaaaaaaaaaaaaaaaaaaaaagtaattaataaaaaattaaagcttaTCTTAGAAGTTTTGAATGGACATCTGGCATGGATTTGAAATGTCGAtcccttttataaaatggtactttaattttgtgttcctgTTTGGTCCTGTTGAGCCACTGTTTTAGGCATGTTGGACATTTTGGAACTTTTAATTGaagttaagtattataattggttGATAGGCATTTCTATTATCCTAAACCCAGAAGTTGTCCCTCTTCAGACTTTCTttgtatgttttaattttttaatttttatatgtatattccCATTTTTTATATTCGAtcctaaaaatatgaaaaatatggatatatatatatatatatatatatatatatatatatatatatatatatatatatatatatatatatatatatatcggaACATTTAGTTGAAATGGGATCatgaaaaacttatatatattttttaatttgatttaagttGAAATAGAAATTTATGTATAGAATATTATGtaactttataaaattaaatttaaaaataaataaaatagaagatATGACTAAGGGGGTGTTTGGTTCAAATAAAGGAATGGAAATAGGATTGGGATTGATAGATGTGTGGAATGAGAATGGGTATAattgatagaagtgtagtgtttggttaagaGTTTTAATCATTCCCATTACCATTGATAACGTTTGGTTTTGTAAGAGagaagttataaatataattttgttattaaaattatgattaattttaattttattttattaaattaaaaatataaaatattattatttttataacataattgtttaaaatatataaaatatttaagtgacataatttaataaaatataaacatctcatatttttttatattaattatattttttcaaaataaaaatacttgtaacaaaaaaatattgaatgtctcaattttttactaatttatttatatttattaaatataaataatataagacaaagtctttcaaatattatatactttaaattaaatataatattttatttaataatatattataacatggtataatttttttaataataatttttattaaaatattttatatttaattttttaatattttttatataaaattgttattttatttttagttttatattttaattaatttattttaaatttattattaatatatgatattttaaattaattatataaaattaatttattattatttgttattttaattattactaaaattttattttaaacgactccttaatattatttaaataattgaaattatttatttataaataaataaaatttattattatgttaattataaaataacttataatataattataaaatatataagatattataattatagttataataaaagagagaaaataggagAGTGGAGATAGTGGGAGAGAAAATGTATGGCTCTGGGATTCATTCCTCCCAATTTAGAGAGGATTGGATGATTCATGAGTATCcgggaatcaaatcaatatcctAGAATCAAAACCACCAACCAAAAACCACGTACCAAGCATGCCctaaatttcttaaataaataaaatactaaatcttgaaaaaaaaaaaaaaaaaaataaaaaataaaaataaaaaatattatgttaccataggaatttatttaaaattttaaatcacaaCTAAGAATCAACTATAATCCACATTGGATATTGATACATGTGAAATTTCAAAACTGTAACAAAAAATTAATCACTAgcaaaatttaattgttaaaataatttctgAAATATTAGacttcaattccaattccaatttaaccaaaaacatAGCCTTAAGCCTTCTATATTCTAAACATTGATAAGTAAATTTATATCACTTTATTAACATTTCttaattatagtaaaaaaaaatcacaagatTTACCATAAAAATCAAGAGAGGTTTTATTAGTAAGACCATTATtagacaataatatatatatatatatataaagtacaATTGTCAAATTCTGTTAAAAGGAGACCAAGTTCCTTCCATGGCAAAAAAAAATGCAGGTAAAATGTGCCTTATTAGAAGTTTTATAGCTCAAGCTTTAACCATTTTCAGTACACAAATAAACAGTACATTTCAATATATGAATTGGCTCATCAGACCAGAAAGATCACTTGACATTGTGATACGAATCGATGATTGCATCTGCAAGATATTCGCACTTTGCTGAAGATAAACCAGCCAAAGACAATCTGCCATCTTTTGTCATGTATATGTGCCACTTATCTGTCATGTTATCGCTTTGAGCTTTGTTTAGACCAGTAAAGGAGAACATACCAATCTGCTTAAGAATAAATGACCAATCTTTCCCACTCTTATCCTTAGCACAAAGACTGTCGTATAACTCTTTTCGCACGTTCTTGATTCTGCCTGCCATCAACTCCATCTCCTCTTTCCACTCATTGAACAGAGTTGGATCTCCCACCACATTCGCGACAATCCTAGCTCCGTGAACGGGAGGATTCGAATACATAGGTCTTGCAATTCTTTTCAATTGACTCTTCACCCTACACATACATAATGACTTATATAAATTGGGCTGTTTTGTTATGCGTTTCTTTTTTCAGTTTTAACATGGGGCTAATAAACTCATTACCTTACTGCTGCATCAGATGAGGAGCAGACAACATTGATTGCTCCAATCCTCTCAGCATAAAGACCGAGATTTTTGCTGTATGATTGAGCGACAAAGAGCTCCAAACCACGTGCAGCAAACGATCTCACGGATGATGCATCAGCGTCAAGACTTCCGCTTGCGAATCCCTACATGTTTATACAAACAAACATGACTAAAAAATTGTATACCCTAAATAGTGTGTCATTTTATTCACTGAAGAAAACTGCAATGTTTCCATGACTAAGCCAAGGAAGAAGTAACAAAGGAAGTAAATTGACTCCCATATATAGTGCAGTAATTAATACCTGGTAGGCGACATCAAAGAATGGAATGTGGCCCTTCTCTTCAATGACATCAGCAATTTTATTCCATTGTTCAGGAGTTGGATCAATGCCAGTTGGATTATGAGCACACCCATGAAGTAGTATGAAAGATCCTTCAGGAGCTGACTGAAAAAATATAGTACATTGAACAGGTTAGCAgacagataaaaaaaattgatgtgaTAAGAACAAATTGAAAGTTAAATAGAAGCGACGAGTGGATGACTTTCATAAAAGTGATATAACCTATGTGAAACTAAAAGGTAGAATtcttaatagttttttttagacCAGGGTCTTTTGACTCTTTTCCTAGCACAGTATACAATTGTTATGACTCCCCCACTTCAAACAAGGTGCTTTCAGTGCAAAATTCTAGATAACAACCAATAAAAGCATTGATTCAGATAGAGATCTCATTTATAACATGTTATTGCACAAGTAACAGGAAGACATGTATGATAAAGTGAGTGAAAATAGTTCAAAACAGAAGAGGATGAAGGTCTTTAAAAGTTTGTGTATTACCTTTATGTCTGATACCATCCCATCAAAATCTAATCCAACTGTTTTGGGGTCATAATACCGATATTCCGACCAAGGAACTCTAGCATCATTGAAAATATTCTTGTGATTACCTGAAGAAGGGTTCATATTCCTAATCATCATTCCCGGCagaaaaataaaaccaaaatcaaaGGAATTACAAATGAAGTTACTTGCTCACCCCAGGTTGGTGATGATATCAGTACTTTTGCCCCAGGGAAATATCGTTCAATAAATGCAGCAGCAAGCCTCAGAGAACCAGTGCCTGAAAGACCTTGAACAGTAGCAACCTAAAGAAAGAAATACCCAAGTTGAACGATATAGGAGATTAATTAAGTAGTATAATATAATAGCATTAGGGTTTCTGAAATCATAGCATACTCTTTGTTGTTGAATAACTTCATTATCTGCTCCAAACAGTAGCTCTGCTGTAACCTTGTTGAATTCAGCTAAACCTTCAATTGGAAGATACTGAAGATGGGAAATATTGTAAGAACTCCTTCGAAGCAATAGCAGTAAGAGAAAATATCAGAATGTTCAATGAAATTCAATTAAGCACCTCTTTGTTAACCCCTTTTTCTAGCATAAGATGTTCAGCCTGCAAATGTAGAAGAATATGGTACAAGTTACATGGAAAATCTCATCACAGAATAAtgcataaatatttgaataatgaaaatatatataccttCTTAACAACATTAAGGACATAAGGTTGCAGATCCTCTGTTCTGTAGGCTCCAACGCCAAGGTTGAGCTTCTTAACATCTGTATCTGCTCTAAATGCATCAGAGACTCCAAGAATTGGATCAGGAGGTGCCATTGTAACTCCATCAAAACGAGAAACATTGACTGCAACACTCATAGATATTCTACCATTTGACTGTAGATGAAAGAACAAATTCATCAAATATTCGACTTAATCTAGGATTTTCCTCAGTGAATAAGTTTCAATCATTCATTTATGTGAAATGGAAGAGAAGCAGCACCTTAGTCCTCATAAATAAATTTCTATTATCCTTCTTAAGGTAACCGGTTTGATCAAAGGTAGAAAACATCAACTCGTTCTGCTCAAATAGAAAGAAAGTGAGAGATCATAGCATATCAGTGCCAAATTTCATCTTCCATAACCAGAACATATGTCAGATTCGTCTCACCTTGCGGTGCTGCAGCGAAGAAGCTGAAGCAGACACAGAAGAGGTGATATGTAGCAATGAAGAAGCCATCTGTATCAGATCACGTAATCGAACTAGTTAGTTAAGAACGGATAGCAAGCAGATAGAGGAATTCTAATCGAAGAACAGAAAACACAATTTTGCGATGGAAATCATATATTAAACAGTGATGATTCAGCAATCAAACAGCAAAATTAATGAAACTACTGAATTGAGTCCAGAAAAGGAGATTCAGACTTCAAAATATCAATGAGTCATACCTGTGAATACAAGGCGAATGAAGCTTTGCGTTAGAATAAATGAGAGAGAGTGAGAGAAGGAGAAATGGTTGATTCTGTGTAGAAGAGTGAACATACAAATAGAGAGGTGACGATCAAATCGAGGGAATATGATGAAAATGGGCAAAATAGATTTTTAGGTTATAAACAAatggaaaaatattaaataaatataattataaatagagaaatgattagttGAGGGAATGACTTGCTATAATCTTAttcgttaaaaaaaattaaataatatctcttttttctctctttttctcccacttttacattttctaatGAAGATGATGTCATAtcatttcctcaccaaattttctctctctatcactcctcttataaatatatatatatataaaaaactaaattaaattaaaagaacaTAGAAAAAAGTTTTGTATTTAATGGTTTTAGTTatgttgtatatataaataaataaacaaaactaaatAGTCAAACTTGCTCTTTAGTAAGAGGTTAATTGAGATTTggaatatattatttcaaacatcacaatttaaatttaaattgtagttaaaattatataaaactatattttatctTAACAATTTCAAACGTCTtcaatttattatctaaattatatttatatataaaatattcatttcactaatttaaatatcaaatttaagtgaatttagggttttaactatcaaatttcagatcatcaataaataaaacctttaatttgatgaaatttgatatttaaattagtgtcattaatcttttatttatttatttataaataccaTAAATAAACGCATTTGAAACTGTCAAGACAAAATCTGATttggtataattttaacaataaataattttaaattgtgaggtttaagaaaaatatgtctAAAATCTCAGTTGACCCTAATAAGAGTCAAATATGacaattcaattaataaatagataaaaaattaatgtcactaatttaactataaaatttgaaagaattgaaaattttaactatattttttgaaatttgatattaaaacaTCCATCCTCTCAAATAttgatagttaaattagtgacaatttatcttttatttagttattataaatgtcacgtaaataataagttaacgacgATTAAAATCGATAAGATAAAATCATGTTCTGTGGtgtgaaattaaaataaaaaagtctaaaattttaattaaccaAACAATGAGtctcaatttaataatttgaccAATAtacaataattgtttttttataattgaagaatgacactcaaatatttttattttaagaacaCGATTcgaaaaattgatttaatttgataaacaaaaacatattcaTTTTAGGCTCGTTTGATAAGCAATATtatcaattcaaataattattattatttatttcatactCAAATAATTTCACtttgtttgtttataataataattaaaatggtttctaaataaaaataatcatcttAATAATTCCATCACATGCATTTTGCTGAATAATGacttatatatatgataagtgTAATACCggaatataaacaataaataattataaaacacTAGATAAGATACGCCCCAATTTTCAACCACGGTTAAATAACaaacatgttttcattttataataatgttacaTTTGGAGTGTATTAATgtaaaaacgaaaaaaataaataaataaagggaGCAAATTTGCTGTCTCACAATCAGTATCTTATGTCtcttgtattttaaaatttagtttattttagagTTAATGTAGATTCCAAAtccatatttaatataaatatgtattttttttcagttttgaaGTATGGACATATAAAAGACGGTTTGTGAGACAACAAATCTGactctaaataaaattattttccatTGTAATATGTTTGCAAAATATGTTAGCTTCAAATGCCTATTGCTATAATATTCTATTGccataaaatattgaaaaatgcATAAATCACTTCAAACTTAATATGCTATTTTTTTCATGTCAAAACAAgaaagtattattttaattgcAAATTAACCCCTGATTTAAATCAAAAGGAACTGGAATTGGCCCTTCAGAAATAGTTTAGCTATTGACTAACAAAAACATTATGGAATAATATTTTTGGCAAAAGCAATGGTTGTGGTCTTATCTTGTTATTTTAAgtgattgaaattataaatcaaattaacatattttcttatttaggGTGGCTCTATGTAGTTGACCAAACTAGCAAACTCTCCAAAACtcaattatattcataataataataataatgaaatgaaGCTCAATTCAATGTAACAactcttttataaaatacatataagtataaaatcacaattaataaaattcactAAGATAATTTAACTAACAAAATGGTTTctaaaagaacaaaaatatcACGGTTAGAAAAAATGGTTGTATAATCAAACTAacttaaaacaatatattaaataataataaaaattacattataatttgaattgtctagaaaataatttacatGAATCCATTAAGACaactaaaacaaaaaaagttcttctaatttttattttatttttttggtaaaagataacacatattttttaaattcatttttcattaaaaatgttttaatttaaaatgaataaaataactaaagaaaatcaatttgattttatatcattttccaaaaaaataagattgtgacaaaaattaaagtttttaattagGCTAATCATGTGTTAACCCAGTTTTAATTAACACCAAGTTATCCTAACAGCCCGATCCCATGAATATGAACCATGAAGCTCAAGCTAATCCGAAATTTTTTAGGCCCAAACTGTAGAAACTAGCCCAATTCAAACTGCCCATTTTGCTTGAACAATGGAACATATTTTCAATGATAAAGTAGTTGTTGAAAATATTACTAAAATCCAAATAACATCCagctaataatatttatttatatataatgttcaGTTAAATCAGGTTTTCAATATTTgtgtatgaaaaaaaaaaaaaaaaaaaaaaagctgaaAATGAGTTAAGTTACTTGTGAGTCGTGAGTTACTCGTGAATCGCTCTTTAagttgagcttgactttgattaAGTTCGAGTCAACTTCACATAATATTTGTTCGAAGACTTGTCAAGTTTTTCCGAATAtgttactaaataatatatcttttatttattttaatgttaaaacttaaaatttaaattttgtttattttcaccTTGTTCTAAGTTTATATGTAAAaccacattattattattattattatttttatacacacaaaaatatcaaacttataaATCTTTTCAAAGTTTATATGTATTGTtacaatataatatacttttataaatatatttcataaatatatggacgaaatataatattaatatattctaacaatcaaattatatgaatattgtattttttttttaatttctctaaCTTATTCATAAtcattctttcattttcataatttttctttttatttacaaataattttcttGTTTCAATCTTCACAATTTCTATCacttatttacaatatttttttttcttttatcactttatttctatattatttcaTTCGAGAATTAGTAAATTCAAGTTACTCAATCATTTATTTGGTTGAATAGATAGggaagtttgatatttttattttgaaaataaattttggtttgaatttaagtttgaaaatttaattttagttcaaactttTTGAGCCGAATCAAGCTTATAGATAAATAGTCGAtttcgagctcaaatttataaactcgttcgagttcgagctcgaaccaaactaataaatatttaatggaattgagctcgaactcaagcTGGTTTAAGCTCGACTGACTATTTACCACCCTAGATTAAACCTTTCCTATTCTATAGATAtcaatatttcattatataaaacATCACAATAATGCACTttgattatagaaaaaaaaaatcttataaagcTTTTGATGACGACACATTAATAATAAtggaatttgattaaaataaattaacattaatgtcAGTCAcatgtaaattttaattaatttgacttggtacataaatatataaatggaagaaaatgaaaagtttattattataaggaGAAATGTGCATGTGATGGCGGGAGAAAGATAGGTTTTCAATCACTttcaaaaccctaaattttattttctttgctTACTTCCAAAAGAAACCGCGtctttctcttctttcatttttagTACATGCCAGTTAACAA
This genomic window contains:
- the LOC124945707 gene encoding aspartate aminotransferase, chloroplastic, coding for MASSLLHITSSVSASASSLQHRKNELMFSTFDQTGYLKKDNRNLFMRTKSNGRISMSVAVNVSRFDGVTMAPPDPILGVSDAFRADTDVKKLNLGVGAYRTEDLQPYVLNVVKKAEHLMLEKGVNKEYLPIEGLAEFNKVTAELLFGADNEVIQQQRVATVQGLSGTGSLRLAAAFIERYFPGAKVLISSPTWGNHKNIFNDARVPWSEYRYYDPKTVGLDFDGMVSDIKSAPEGSFILLHGCAHNPTGIDPTPEQWNKIADVIEEKGHIPFFDVAYQGFASGSLDADASSVRSFAARGLELFVAQSYSKNLGLYAERIGAINVVCSSSDAAVRVKSQLKRIARPMYSNPPVHGARIVANVVGDPTLFNEWKEEMELMAGRIKNVRKELYDSLCAKDKSGKDWSFILKQIGMFSFTGLNKAQSDNMTDKWHIYMTKDGRLSLAGLSSAKCEYLADAIIDSYHNVK